A genome region from Bacillaceae bacterium IKA-2 includes the following:
- a CDS encoding anion permease, whose translation MALPVSKGNKASLQQQTVKEPEKKQTEVKLIPLLITFAVGFIIWNIPVPSGLEPEAWQLFAIFVATIIGLIIKPLPMGPIAILGLTATVLTKTLTIGEAVSGFSNTVIWLIVIAFFISRGFIKTGLGTRVAYFFVMKFGRKTLGLSYALLLTDLILAPAMPSNTARAGGIILPIIKSLSETYGSRVGDGTERKVGAFLTKVSFQGVNITSAMFLTAMAANPLAASLAGEVAGVTITWTGWMVAAIVPGILSLIIIPLVIYKLYPPEIKETPGAAALAKQKLKEMGSLKLSEWYMIGVFFLILGLWIFGANLDINATTTAFVGLCALLLLQVLTWDDIKNETGAWDTLVWFAALVMMATFLNSLGMIPWFSNLMEGSVSEMSWMLALVVLAIVYFYSHYLFASNTAHVSAMYAAFLAVLVAVGAPPMVAALLLAFFSNLFSCTTHYGTGPAPVFFGTGYVSQSKWWSLGLIISVIHIIIWIGVGGLWWKVLGLW comes from the coding sequence ATGGCGTTACCAGTTTCAAAGGGAAATAAAGCTAGTTTGCAACAACAAACTGTGAAGGAACCAGAAAAAAAACAAACTGAAGTGAAATTAATACCTTTACTAATTACCTTCGCAGTTGGATTTATTATTTGGAACATTCCGGTACCATCAGGGTTAGAGCCTGAGGCATGGCAGCTATTTGCAATATTTGTAGCCACAATTATTGGTCTTATTATCAAACCACTACCAATGGGGCCTATAGCAATTTTAGGATTAACCGCAACCGTGTTAACGAAAACATTAACAATAGGTGAAGCTGTTAGTGGATTTAGTAACACAGTTATTTGGTTGATTGTTATTGCTTTTTTTATCTCTCGTGGGTTTATAAAAACTGGTTTAGGTACGAGAGTTGCTTACTTCTTTGTAATGAAATTCGGTAGGAAAACGTTAGGACTTTCTTATGCACTATTATTAACCGATTTAATTTTAGCACCAGCAATGCCGTCTAATACGGCTCGTGCAGGAGGAATTATTCTTCCAATTATTAAGTCGTTATCTGAAACTTATGGATCTCGTGTTGGCGATGGTACAGAAAGAAAAGTTGGTGCTTTCTTAACAAAGGTATCATTTCAAGGGGTTAACATTACCTCAGCGATGTTTTTAACCGCAATGGCGGCAAATCCGCTTGCAGCGAGTTTAGCTGGTGAAGTTGCTGGTGTCACGATCACCTGGACTGGTTGGATGGTTGCCGCAATCGTACCGGGGATTTTAAGCTTAATCATTATTCCTTTAGTTATTTACAAGCTTTACCCACCTGAAATTAAAGAAACGCCAGGTGCTGCGGCATTAGCTAAACAAAAATTAAAGGAAATGGGTTCACTTAAATTATCAGAATGGTACATGATCGGTGTTTTCTTCCTGATATTAGGATTATGGATCTTCGGAGCAAATTTAGACATTAATGCAACAACAACAGCGTTTGTTGGACTTTGCGCACTTCTCTTACTACAAGTATTAACTTGGGATGATATTAAAAATGAGACCGGTGCTTGGGATACACTTGTCTGGTTTGCAGCGTTAGTGATGATGGCTACATTCTTAAATAGTTTAGGGATGATCCCGTGGTTTAGTAATTTAATGGAAGGCTCAGTTTCTGAAATGTCTTGGATGTTAGCACTAGTAGTCTTAGCTATTGTCTACTTCTATTCCCATTACCTCTTTGCAAGTAACACAGCGCATGTTAGTGCAATGTATGCCGCATTTTTAGCAGTACTTGTAGCAGTAGGTGCGCCACCAATGGTCGCCGCATTATTACTGGCATTCTTTAGTAATTTATTTTCTTGTACGACGCACTACGGCACAGGTCCTGCCCCAGTATTTTTCGGAACAGGGTATGTTTCTCAAAGTAAATGGTGGTCACTCGGTCTCATTATTTCAGTCATTCACATTATCATTTGGATTGGTGTTGGTGGTCTTTGGTGGAAAGTATTGGGACTTTGGTAA
- a CDS encoding fumarate hydratase has product MSETMTKIREISTKSITETVRGLCMKAACDLPEDVEKLIEAGLKKEESQFGKYSLEKILKNVKLAREEELPMCQDTGMTVMFVEVGQDVHIIGGSLVDAINEGVRQGYQDGYLRKSVVEDPVLDRKNTGDNTPAVIHTEIVPGDQLRIQVLPKGAGSENMGAVKMCKPAEGLDGVVDFIVTSITTAGGNPCPPVIVGVGIGGTMDKCTLLAKKALARHAGEPNPNPAYAELEAKLLEKINKLGIGPQGFGGKVTALAVHIETYPTHIAMMPVCVTLNCHAARHTEAYL; this is encoded by the coding sequence ATGAGTGAAACAATGACTAAAATTCGTGAAATATCAACAAAATCAATAACTGAAACTGTTAGAGGGCTGTGTATGAAGGCGGCTTGTGACTTACCAGAAGATGTAGAAAAGCTAATCGAAGCAGGTTTAAAGAAAGAAGAGTCTCAGTTCGGGAAATACAGTTTAGAAAAAATCTTAAAAAATGTCAAACTAGCAAGAGAAGAAGAATTACCGATGTGTCAAGACACGGGTATGACAGTAATGTTCGTTGAAGTAGGCCAAGATGTTCATATTATTGGTGGTAGTTTAGTAGATGCTATCAACGAGGGCGTTCGTCAAGGTTATCAAGATGGCTATTTACGAAAGTCAGTAGTAGAGGATCCGGTACTTGATCGCAAAAATACTGGTGACAACACGCCTGCTGTTATTCACACGGAAATTGTACCTGGAGATCAACTTAGAATTCAAGTTCTACCTAAAGGTGCTGGTAGTGAAAATATGGGTGCCGTAAAAATGTGTAAGCCAGCTGAAGGTTTGGATGGGGTCGTAGATTTCATCGTAACCTCAATTACGACAGCCGGTGGTAATCCTTGTCCTCCAGTCATTGTCGGAGTAGGGATTGGCGGAACGATGGACAAATGCACACTTTTAGCAAAAAAAGCTCTTGCTCGTCACGCTGGTGAACCGAATCCTAATCCAGCTTATGCAGAGCTCGAAGCAAAGTTGCTTGAAAAAATTAATAAGCTTGGAATTGGACCACAAGGATTTGGTGGTAAGGTAACAGCGCTTGCTGTTCATATTGAAACATATCCAACACATATTGCGATGATGCCTGTTTGTGTTACGTTAAACTGTCACGCTGCTCGTCATACCGAAGCCTATCTTTAA
- a CDS encoding Fe-S-containing hydro-lyase codes for METIKKITTPLTNEQIKDLKAGDQVSITGVIYSARDAAHKILVDLLAEGKDLPVDLKDQVVYYAGPTPAKPGKVIGSCGPTTSGRMDAYSGAMMEQGLKGMIGKGPRSKAVIELMKEHCVVYFAAIGGAAALIADTIQKVDIVAFPELGPEAIRRMEVVDYPCIVAIDCEGNDLYELGVQQYKQED; via the coding sequence ATGGAAACGATAAAAAAAATAACGACACCATTAACTAATGAGCAAATAAAAGATTTAAAAGCTGGAGATCAAGTGTCAATTACAGGAGTTATTTATTCGGCTCGTGATGCCGCTCATAAAATATTAGTTGATCTATTAGCAGAGGGTAAAGACTTACCAGTAGATTTGAAAGATCAAGTTGTTTACTACGCAGGTCCAACTCCTGCAAAACCAGGGAAAGTAATTGGATCCTGTGGACCAACAACAAGTGGTAGAATGGACGCTTATTCTGGGGCGATGATGGAGCAAGGTTTAAAAGGAATGATTGGAAAAGGTCCAAGAAGTAAAGCGGTGATTGAATTGATGAAAGAACATTGTGTTGTTTATTTTGCAGCAATTGGTGGTGCCGCAGCATTAATTGCAGATACGATTCAGAAAGTAGATATTGTTGCGTTTCCTGAATTAGGACCTGAGGCAATTAGACGAATGGAAGTTGTTGATTACCCATGCATAGTAGCAATTGACTGTGAAGGCAATGATTTGTATGAGCTTGGTGTCCAACAATACAAACAAGAAGATTAG
- a CDS encoding FAD-binding protein has translation MLAYDVVVVGAGGAGMMAALAASEDKSLKVACISKVLPTRSHTGAAQGGINAAMGYRDSTDSIEKHFKDTVKGSDFLADQDAVEFFTSKMPEMISELDYYGVPFSRDGNGNIAQRPFGGASSPRTCYSADKTGHVILHAVYEQCLKKEVDFFEEWVLLSLVVENGNFTGLIVMDIKSGKIVPIKAKSVVIATGGFGRIYWSRTTNALNMTGDGTAACFNAGIPLKDPEFVQFHPTGLASTGVLLSEACRGEGGYLINKDGERFMERYAPDKMELGPRDLVSRSIEIEIKEGRGFGEGMQSYVLMDLRHLGKKKIMERLPQVRELAMEFEGIDMLEEPVPIRPSCHYMMGGIHVINPETLSTQIDGIHAAGECSCVSIHGANRLGGNSVAEVVLFGKYAGIGAKQSAHRRSFGSETKLQQETQVWMEKFATIRKKQSGKNIIEIRNEMAKTMWDNIGIFRVEKEMKQALKVINQLIIDYQDTYIGDPAVRYNMAFINYVELGNLLSLAKAVTMGAISRKESRGSHSRADYPTRDDANFLAHTLIYKKRDEYELQYLPVKITKYKPEERKY, from the coding sequence ATGTTAGCTTATGATGTAGTAGTAGTAGGAGCAGGTGGTGCAGGAATGATGGCAGCACTTGCCGCTAGTGAAGATAAAAGCTTAAAGGTAGCCTGTATTTCGAAAGTATTACCGACAAGGTCACATACAGGTGCTGCTCAAGGTGGAATAAATGCAGCGATGGGTTACCGTGATTCAACTGATTCTATTGAAAAGCACTTTAAAGATACGGTAAAAGGCAGTGACTTCTTAGCAGATCAAGATGCAGTAGAATTTTTCACTTCTAAAATGCCGGAAATGATTTCGGAGTTAGATTATTATGGTGTTCCTTTTTCTAGGGATGGTAATGGTAATATCGCACAACGCCCATTTGGAGGAGCATCTAGTCCAAGAACTTGTTATTCAGCCGATAAAACAGGTCATGTTATTCTGCATGCTGTTTATGAGCAATGCTTAAAAAAGGAAGTAGACTTTTTTGAAGAGTGGGTGTTACTTTCCTTAGTAGTAGAAAATGGAAATTTTACAGGTTTAATCGTTATGGATATAAAGTCAGGAAAGATTGTACCAATTAAAGCAAAATCTGTGGTCATCGCAACAGGTGGTTTCGGGAGGATTTATTGGAGTAGAACGACAAATGCCTTAAATATGACCGGTGATGGAACAGCCGCTTGTTTTAACGCTGGTATTCCACTTAAAGATCCTGAATTTGTCCAATTTCATCCTACAGGGTTAGCATCAACTGGAGTATTGTTATCTGAAGCTTGTCGTGGTGAAGGTGGCTACTTGATAAATAAAGATGGTGAGCGTTTTATGGAGCGTTATGCACCAGATAAAATGGAATTAGGACCAAGAGATTTAGTATCTCGATCGATAGAAATAGAGATTAAAGAAGGTCGCGGCTTTGGTGAAGGAATGCAATCGTATGTGTTGATGGATTTAAGGCACCTCGGTAAAAAGAAAATTATGGAACGACTACCGCAAGTTCGAGAACTTGCAATGGAATTTGAAGGGATCGATATGCTAGAAGAGCCTGTACCGATTCGACCAAGTTGTCACTATATGATGGGTGGTATTCATGTCATTAACCCAGAAACACTAAGTACGCAAATTGATGGAATTCACGCTGCTGGGGAATGTTCTTGTGTTTCGATCCATGGCGCCAATCGTCTAGGGGGAAACTCAGTCGCAGAGGTTGTTCTATTTGGAAAATATGCAGGGATTGGAGCCAAACAATCGGCTCATCGTCGATCATTTGGTTCAGAAACGAAATTGCAGCAAGAGACACAAGTTTGGATGGAGAAATTCGCAACGATACGCAAAAAACAGAGTGGAAAAAATATTATCGAAATTAGAAATGAAATGGCAAAAACGATGTGGGATAATATTGGTATTTTTCGCGTCGAAAAGGAAATGAAACAAGCTCTAAAAGTTATTAATCAATTAATTATTGACTATCAGGACACATATATCGGTGACCCGGCGGTTCGTTACAATATGGCTTTCATCAATTATGTTGAGTTGGGTAATTTACTCAGCCTTGCTAAAGCAGTCACAATGGGTGCCATTAGTCGAAAAGAAAGTCGAGGCTCTCATTCTCGCGCAGACTATCCTACTAGGGACGATGCAAACTTTTTGGCCCATACACTCATTTATAAAAAAAGGGATGAATATGAACTTCAGTACCTCCCTGTTAAGATTACAAAGTATAAACCAGAGGAGCGAAAGTACTAA
- a CDS encoding succinate dehydrogenase/fumarate reductase iron-sulfur subunit, producing the protein MEKLVLRIHRYDGVNKWLQEYQIPYKKNKTVLWVLTKIKEEIDPSLNFTSACRHAICGSCAVRVNGTAYLGCKTAIDEIIETFDTNVLTFEPLKNFEVVRDLVIEWKPKVKKMKLVKPWLIPTKAGSIEKGFQQSEQEFSKIASPTDCILCGVCTSECEQLSVNDGVFLDPFILSKAYRFAVDSRDGSPEEHIQPVVENELWKCIHCMQCVTNCPKGIPLTDQIAYLRKVSMKMGAKGNQGARHAYAFYGDVKKYGRLNETMLPLKTDGIMSTISKRIPLAARMVYKGKINPLHFPKKVKGIEGIRKIYKYAQELSK; encoded by the coding sequence ATGGAGAAACTTGTCCTTCGAATTCACCGCTATGATGGGGTAAATAAATGGCTTCAAGAATATCAAATTCCTTATAAAAAAAACAAAACTGTGCTTTGGGTATTAACTAAAATTAAGGAAGAAATTGATCCGTCATTAAACTTCACATCTGCATGTCGCCATGCAATTTGCGGGAGTTGTGCTGTAAGGGTTAATGGAACTGCTTATTTAGGCTGTAAAACAGCAATAGATGAAATAATAGAAACGTTTGATACAAATGTCTTAACATTTGAACCATTAAAAAATTTCGAAGTAGTTAGAGACTTAGTCATTGAGTGGAAGCCAAAAGTTAAGAAAATGAAGCTTGTTAAACCATGGTTAATACCGACAAAAGCAGGTAGCATAGAAAAAGGCTTTCAGCAAAGTGAACAAGAATTTTCGAAAATCGCTTCCCCGACAGACTGTATTCTTTGTGGCGTGTGTACGTCGGAATGTGAGCAGCTTTCTGTAAATGATGGAGTGTTTCTTGATCCGTTCATCTTAAGTAAAGCCTATCGTTTTGCCGTCGACTCAAGAGACGGTAGCCCAGAGGAACATATTCAACCGGTAGTAGAAAATGAATTATGGAAATGCATTCATTGTATGCAATGTGTGACAAACTGCCCGAAAGGGATTCCTTTAACAGACCAAATTGCTTATTTAAGAAAAGTTTCCATGAAAATGGGGGCAAAAGGTAATCAAGGAGCCCGCCATGCATACGCATTTTATGGTGATGTTAAGAAATATGGAAGACTAAATGAAACGATGTTACCACTTAAAACAGATGGAATAATGTCAACAATTAGCAAACGAATTCCATTAGCTGCACGGATGGTCTATAAAGGGAAAATTAATCCGCTACACTTCCCGAAAAAAGTCAAAGGTATCGAAGGAATTAGAAAAATTTACAAATACGCCCAGGAGTTGAGTAAATAA
- a CDS encoding CoB--CoM heterodisulfide reductase iron-sulfur subunit B family protein, translating to MRYGFFPGCTLESAAEELMISTKKVANALGIELIELEGWTCCGASHIQDVDGFLATSVNARNLALAEKLGAPLLTVCNTCTLMLRTTKKELDEDKELRDKVNIGLRKSGLEYKGTSEVTHLLWALIKDYGLENLKKLVKRPLTGLKVANFYGCHIVRPPDIMGFENHKNPRSMEIIAEALGAECVDFDQRLACCGFHAVFPAEKEVMKLTAINCISPKLAGADCIVTPCPLCQMQLDMYQPDAQKGYSEDIEMPILHLPQLIGLALGFSPKELAINRHIVSAVPFLKESLGV from the coding sequence ATGAGATATGGATTTTTTCCAGGATGTACATTAGAATCTGCCGCAGAAGAATTAATGATTTCTACAAAAAAAGTAGCCAATGCTCTAGGAATTGAACTGATCGAGCTTGAGGGCTGGACTTGTTGTGGCGCAAGCCATATCCAGGACGTTGATGGATTTTTGGCAACTTCAGTAAATGCTAGAAACTTAGCCTTAGCTGAAAAACTAGGTGCACCATTACTAACTGTTTGTAACACATGTACGTTAATGCTTCGAACAACCAAAAAAGAATTAGATGAAGATAAGGAATTAAGAGATAAAGTAAACATAGGCCTACGAAAATCTGGATTAGAGTATAAGGGAACAAGTGAAGTAACTCATTTGTTATGGGCTCTAATCAAAGATTATGGTCTCGAAAATTTAAAGAAGCTAGTTAAAAGACCGTTAACAGGTTTAAAAGTAGCTAATTTTTACGGATGTCATATTGTCAGGCCACCAGATATTATGGGATTTGAAAATCATAAAAATCCACGTTCTATGGAAATTATTGCAGAAGCATTAGGAGCTGAATGTGTTGATTTTGATCAAAGATTAGCTTGTTGTGGATTTCACGCAGTATTCCCAGCTGAAAAAGAAGTAATGAAGCTTACTGCAATTAATTGCATTTCACCGAAACTTGCTGGCGCTGACTGTATCGTCACCCCTTGCCCATTGTGTCAAATGCAATTAGACATGTATCAACCAGATGCTCAAAAAGGATATAGTGAAGATATTGAAATGCCAATATTACACCTACCACAACTAATTGGTTTAGCGTTAGGTTTTAGTCCAAAAGAGTTAGCAATCAACCGTCATATTGTTAGTGCGGTACCATTTTTAAAGGAAAGTTTGGGAGTTTAA
- a CDS encoding molecular chaperone GrpE, whose product MEYILKRQEKLVKLVGLSNSNQLWLQNIRDEWIHDIYEESDIHYGVIHSVHKSFYHRSTSITGFFQDQDTKKWIYVENGVADKSETDKIKKPFGWEDDLQKLMMKEINYNC is encoded by the coding sequence ATGGAGTACATTCTTAAAAGACAGGAAAAACTTGTGAAACTTGTAGGCTTATCAAATTCTAATCAACTTTGGTTGCAAAACATTAGAGATGAATGGATTCACGATATTTATGAAGAGAGTGATATTCATTATGGAGTGATCCACTCTGTTCATAAGTCGTTCTATCACCGCTCAACGTCAATTACAGGATTTTTTCAAGATCAAGATACGAAAAAGTGGATTTATGTTGAAAACGGAGTTGCTGATAAGTCGGAGACTGATAAGATAAAGAAACCGTTTGGTTGGGAAGATGACTTGCAGAAGCTAATGATGAAAGAAATTAACTATAATTGTTAA